One genomic region from Mesotoga sp. UBA6090 encodes:
- a CDS encoding DUF3467 domain-containing protein produces the protein MEEKKPTAKKEIGAPEVPAERTFYANFAGFKVGLYDFIIDFGRNDFSGGVIEDSVIRIYFSPQHAKSLHMILGKQIQKYEERFGQIILEEKKKDKKEG, from the coding sequence ATGGAAGAGAAGAAACCAACAGCAAAAAAGGAAATTGGAGCGCCAGAAGTCCCCGCAGAAAGGACATTTTATGCAAATTTTGCCGGATTCAAGGTAGGCTTATACGACTTCATTATTGATTTCGGTAGGAATGATTTTTCTGGAGGTGTTATTGAGGACAGCGTTATTAGAATCTATTTCAGTCCTCAACACGCAAAGTCTTTGCACATGATCCTAGGTAAGCAGATTCAGAAATATGAGGAACGGTTTGGACAAATCATTTTAGAGGAAAAGAAGAAGGACAAAAAAGAAGGTTAG
- a CDS encoding recombinase family protein, whose amino-acid sequence MAFKRKRAATYARYSSQHQTELSVEGQTERILEYCKKNGFEIVKEYADRGVSAFLIEKRLDFQKLIQDALESKFDYVIVWSTDRFARSPSMPRNIRSFSLNTESKSYLSRGLRSRARRTSFSNRTKRCLRNILPASWRGIQ is encoded by the coding sequence TTGGCATTCAAAAGGAAGCGTGCGGCTACTTATGCAAGATACTCGAGCCAGCATCAGACAGAGCTTTCGGTTGAAGGTCAAACCGAGAGGATACTCGAATACTGCAAGAAAAACGGTTTCGAGATCGTCAAAGAATACGCCGACCGCGGCGTTTCCGCTTTTCTCATTGAAAAGAGGCTCGACTTTCAGAAACTCATCCAAGATGCCCTTGAATCAAAATTCGATTACGTCATCGTCTGGAGCACAGACAGATTTGCCCGCTCCCCCTCGATGCCCAGAAATATAAGGAGCTTCTCGCTGAATACGGAATCAAAGTCATATCTGTCTCGGGGCCTTCGATCGAGGGCCCGGAGAACATCCTTCTCGAATCGAACCAAGAGATGCTTGCGGAATATTCTGCCGGCAAGCTGGCGAGGGATTCAATGA